A stretch of Suncus etruscus isolate mSunEtr1 chromosome 9, mSunEtr1.pri.cur, whole genome shotgun sequence DNA encodes these proteins:
- the LOC126018679 gene encoding olfactory receptor 5T1-like — protein sequence MDKYDLSVTHSTEFVDIDGVSYFPSSKKIIISDLWTNEKKLEITSNIFPLNLYAKLKRSEMASNLDFHKAQLKNGTEVTVFILTGFTNDFEMQVLLFLLFLAIYLFTLIGNLGLVVLVIGDSRLHNPMYYFLSVLSFLDACYSTVVTPKMLVNFLSENKTISFYGCAAQMLLFVSLGSTECFLLAAMAYDRYEAIYNPLLYSVSMSPRVYVSLIIASYVAGVMHASVHTVATFSLSYCASNEIRHVFCDIPPLLAISCSDTHANQLLLFYLVGAVEVVTILIVLISYAFILLAILRMRSAEGRRKVFSTCGSHLTGVSIYHGTILFTYVRPSSGNASVHDMVVSVFYTIVIPMLNPIIYSLRNKDVKEAMKKLLRDIGL from the exons ATGGATAAATATGATTTATCTGTGACACATTCCACAGAGTTTGTGGACATAGATGGAGTGTCCTACTTTCCTAGTTCCA AGAAAATCATTATTTCTGACTTATGGACAAACGAGAAGAAACTTGAGATTACTTCAAACATATTTCCTTTGAACCTATATGCAAAACTGAAAAGGTCAGAGATGGCATCCAATTTAGATTTTCACAAGGCTCAGCTGAAAAATGGGACTGAAGTCACTGTGTTTATCTTAACAGGCTTCACAAATGATTTTGAGATGCAAGTCTTACTATTTCTGCTATTTCTGGCAATCTATCTCTTTACACTGATAGGCAATTTGGGTCTCGTAGTGTTGGTCATTGGAGATTCTCGACTTCACAACCCCATGTACTATTTTCTCAGTGTTTTGTCATTTTTGGATGCATGCTATTCTACAGTTGTCACCCCCAAAATGTTGGTCAACTTCCTGTCAGAGAATAAAACTATTTCATTTTATGGCTGCGCAGCACAGATGCTGCTCTTTGTGTCTTTGGGGAGCACAGAATGCTTTCTCCTGGCGGCAATGGCATATGATCGCTACGAAGCCATCTATAACCCTCTCCTGTATTCAGTGAGCATGTCACCCAGAGTCTATGTGTCACTCATTATTGCTTCTTACGTTGCTGGTGTCATGCATGCTTCAGTACATACAGTGGCCACCTTTAGCCTATCCTACTGTGCATCTAATGAAATAAGACATGTCTTTTGTGACATCCCTCCACTCCTTGCTATTTCTTGTTCTGATACTCATGCGAACCAGCTTTTACTCTTCTACCTTGTGGGAGCAGTTGAGGTGGTTACCATCTTGATTGTTTTAATCTCCTATGCTTTCATCTTGTTGGCAATTCTGAGAATGCGTTCTGCTGAAGGAAGACGAAAAGTCTTTTCCACCTGTGGATCTCACCTCACCGGAGTGTCGATTTATCATGGGACCATTCTTTTCACATATGTGAGACCCAGTTCAGGCAATGCTTCTGTTCATGACATGGTAGTGTCAGTATTTTATACTATTGTGATCCCCATGTTAAATCCTATTATCTACAGTTTAAGAAACAAAGATGTCAAAGAAGCCATGAAAAAATTGCTGAGGGACATAGGTTTATAA